A window of Saccopteryx leptura isolate mSacLep1 chromosome 5, mSacLep1_pri_phased_curated, whole genome shotgun sequence contains these coding sequences:
- the ACOX3 gene encoding peroxisomal acyl-coenzyme A oxidase 3: protein MASTQEGSRDTLLPDFPRGPLDVYRARASFNWKELALFLEGEDMLRFKKTIFSALESDPLFACPAGRHLPMEKYREVNFLRCRRVFEYDFLRMDDVLQNPLKVLALVSCLGMYDWSLCIKAFLHVFVFGSAIFNSGSERHLKYIPKIFSMEIFGCFALTEISHGSNTKAIRTTAHYDPATEEFIIHSPDFEAAKFWVGNMGKTATHAVVFAQLCTPGGQCHGLHAFLVQIRDPKTLLPTPGVMVGDIGKKLGQNGLDNGFVMFHKVRIPRQDLLNRTGDVTPQGTYVTPFKDNRQRLGASLGGLSAGRVCITSMAVVNLKLAVCIALRFSATRRQFGPTDKEEVPVLEYQLQQWRLLPYLAAAYALDHFSKSLFLDLVALQQGLQRNDRSARQAELGREIHALASAAKPLASWTAQRGIQECREACGGHGYLAVNRLGDLRNDNDPNCTYEGDNNVLLQQTSNYLLSLLARDGPGGTRFESPLKSVDFLEAYPAVLGQKFEAASLQDCLDSSGAHAPALWSASALTGAVCGAAPAVAAGDPLVRSSGVPVPTRSPVQTPGRGRGPPVPTALSLPGCSRSLSC, encoded by the exons ATGGCCTCCACGCAGGAAGGAAGCAGAGATACCCTGCTGCCCGACTTCCCCAGGGGGCCCCTGGATGTCTACCGCGCCCGTGCCTCCTTCAACTGGAAGGAGCTGGCGCTGTTCCTGGAAGGCGAGGACATGCTGCGCTTCAAG AAAACCATCTTCTCGGCTTTGGAGAGCGACCCCCTCTTCGCCTGTCCCGCTGGACGCCATCTGCCCATGGAGAAGTACCGGGAGGTGAACTTCTTGCGCTGCAGGCGGGTCTTCGAGTACGACTTCCTGCGCATGGACGACGTGCTCCAGAACCCTCTCAAGGTCCTGGCGCTGGTCAGCTGCCTGGGCATGTACGACTGGTCCCTGTGCATCAAGGCCTTCCTGCACGTGTTT GTTTTCggatcagcgattttcaactctGGTTCTGAAAGGCATTTGAAGTACATTCCGAAGATCTTCAGTATGGAG ATTTTTGGATGTTTCGCTCTGACCGAAATAAGTCACGGGAGCAACACCAAGGCCATCCGCACGACCGCGCATTACGACCCGGCCACCGAG GAGTTCATCATCCATTCCCCCGACTTTGAAGCCGCCAAATTCTGGGTGGGCAACATGGGGAAGACGGCGACGCACGCAGTGGTGTTTGCCCAGCTGTGCACGCCGGGGGGCCAGTGCCACGGCCTGCATGCCTTCCTCGTGCAG ATTCGGGACCCGAAGACGCTCCTGCCCACGCCCGGGGTGATGGTGGGGGACATCGGGAAGAAGCTCGGACAGAACGGGCTGGACAACGG GTTCGTCATGTTTCACAAGGTTAGGATTCCTCGCCAGGACCTCCTGAACCGGACCGGTGACGTCACTCCCCAGGGCACCTACGTCACCCCCTTCAAG GACAACCGGCAGCGCTTGGGAGCGTCCCTGGGCGGCCTGTCCGCGGGCCGCGTCTGCATCACGAGCATGGCCGTGGTCAACCTGAAGCTGGCCGTGTGCATAGCCCTCCGCTTCTCTGCCACCCGGCGACAGTTTGGACCCACCGATAAGGAGGAGGTGCCGGTCCTGGAGTACCAGCTGCAG CAATGGCGCCTCCTCCCGTACCTGGCAGCCGCCTACGCCTTAGACCACTTTTCCAAGTCGCTCTTCCTGGACCTGGTGGCGCTCCAGCAAGGCCTCCAGAGAAACGACCGGAGCGCCAGGCAG GCAGAGCTCGGACGGGAGATCCACGCCTTGGCGTCGGCCGCCAAGCCCCTGGCCTCGTGGACCGCGCAGCGGGGAATTCAGGAGTGCCGGGAGGCGTGCGGAGGACACGGCTACCTGGCCG TGAACCGTCTGGGCGACCTCAGGAACGACAATGACCCCAACTGCACGTATGAAGGGGACAACAACGTCCTGCTGCAGCAGACCAGCAACTACCTGCTCAGCCTGCTGGCCCGAGACGGCCCAG GTGGCACTCGCTTCGAGAGCCCGCTGAAGAGTGTGGACTTTCTGGAAGCCTATCCTGCCGTCCTTGGCCAGAAGTTCGAGGctgccagcctccaggactgCCTGGACTCCTCAGGTGCGCACGCTCCCGCGCTGTGGTCCGCTTCCGCCCTGACCGGTGCGGTGTGCGGCGCGGCGCCAGCAGTGGCCGCAGGTGACCCCCTCGTCCGTTCCTCCGGCGTCCCTGTGCCGACACGGAGCCCGGTGCAGACTCCAGGGCGGGGCCGAGGGCCCCCGGTCCCCACCGCGCTCTCCCTCCCAGGGTGCAGTAGAAGCCTCAGCTGCTAG